Part of the Paenibacillus sp. JNUCC32 genome is shown below.
GCTCAATCGTGGATATCTGGCTACCGATCCGGTCGATCATGTCATTGAAATTCAGAGCCAGTTCGCCGATTTCATCTCTTCGCCGAAACCGGATTCGAACATCCAGGTTCCCGTTCTTTACTTCAGTGGAAGCGCGGGTAAGCTTCACTAACGGTATGGTAATATTCCTGGACAGCAGGTACGAGAACAGGAACGCTGCTCCGAATATGGCAAGCGCAATGTAAAAAATAATGTCCATGATCCGGCCGCTTTGTTCGTAGAGCAGGGTAAAATCCTTGGTAAACCTCAATATGCCGACCTTGACTCCGTCGATGATAACCGGATATGAATAGAGAACGGTTCCGCTGTTTCGGCCATAGGTGATGGTATAGGCCGTCTTTCCCTCGATCGCTTGGCGAAGATCCGCATCCGAGGGTCCCGAGAATCTTTTCTCGTCCGATGAGAACAATAACTTGCCGTCGACGGTGTACGCGCTGACATGGCTGGAGGTAGCATGTTTCAAATCATTTACCATTTCCTCGGCCATCTGCCCGAAATATAGCTTATTGTTCGTAAAATGATTGATAAGGAAAGCTTGCCTTACATATACATTGCTGTTGTTTTTAAGTCCGACCAGATCGGAAGTTACGATCTTCTGATTGCTTGTCCGAATGATCTCCTTGACGGTTTGATTAAGTACGAGGAACGACAGACTGAAGATTACAAAAAAACCAACAATAAACTTGGCTCTGATGGTCCGGATCATCTCTTATTCCGCCTGCTTCTCGAACTTATACCCGATGCCGAATACGGTTGTGATCAGATCGCCGGCATCCAATTTTTTGCGGAGCCTCTGAATATGCGTATCCACCGTCCGCGTATCCCCCATGAAATCATAACCCCAGACTAAATCCAGCAGTTCCGAGCGGGTATAAATCTTCCCCCGGTGACCGTACATGGTCATGAGCAGGTCGAATTCCTTCGGCGTAAGATCAACCGGGCTTCCGTCTTTCCTGATCAGTCGCTCTTCCGTTACGATCTCGATGCCCTTAAAGCGGATCACGGCTTCCGGCGCCCCTTCCCTATCCCCCTGGTTCGCCTGATCCAGCCGCCGGAGGATCGTGCGAATTCGGGCGACCACCTCCCTCAGATCGAAGGGCTTCGTAATATAGTCATCGGCACCAAATTCAAGCCCGAGCACCTTATCCGTAATGTCGGATTTTGCCGTAATCATGAATATGGGGATGTTATAGTCCGTTGTTACTTTTTTGCATATATCGAGCCCGCTTTGGTCGGGCAGCATCCAATCCAGGAGCAGCAGATCGGGATGAAATGCCGCAAGCTCCCTAAAGCCTGCGGCACCGCTGGACGCGGTACGGGTTTCAAAACCCTCCATCGCGAGGCCATAAGCCAGCAGATCGGCGATCGGCTCCTCATCTTCGATAATGAGAATTTTCGTTTTTATCATGAAGTCTCCATTCTTTCCATTGACCTGGTTTAATGAATCGATTTTAGCATATACGGGCTGCTTATGATAAATCCAAACTATAGTAACAAGTTCATTCAGGCTGAGATTCAGGCAAATGCAGCAGATCCGGTACGGTGACGAATGAATAGCCTTGGTCTTTCAAATCCGGTATGAACAACTCCAGGGCTTCAAGCGTGTTGGCAAGTTGATTCTTCCCGTTTGCGGTGTGCTGAAGAATGATGCCTCCGGGCATCAACTGCGTGTCGATGATCCTCATGATCTCCTGCGCGGACACCCCTGACCAATCCATCGTATCCACGGACCAGTTCACGATCGCTAATTCCATATTCTGTATAGCCTTCTCCTTGTCAGCATCCAAAGCGCCGTAAGGAGGCCTGAACAAGGATGGCCGATAACCGATAATATGGTTCAGTTCTTCCTGCGTATCCGTTATCTGCTTCGTCGCTTCCTCCATCGTTAACTCCTTGAAGTTGGGATGCGACCAGGAATGGTTTCCTATCGCGTGCCCCTCCTCTGCAATTCGCCGCACGGTCTCGGGATGTCTCTCCGCCCGGTCTCCTAATATGAAAAAGGTAGCTTTAATATGATGCTCCTTTAGAATATCAAGGATTTGGGGCGTAACAACGGCATCCGGGCCATCATCGAACGTGAGGGCGACCTGTTTTCCGTCTTTTGCCGATCCGTTAAAGTGCACCTTCTTCTCCATGGATGGGTTCCCGGTCCCGCTTAAAGGGGGCCCGGGCGGTTTATCTAAATCCCCCTTTGCTTGCAGCTCATACGAAAGTCGTTCCGAGCCCGTAAAGTAGTCTTTGAGCCCTTCCACGATGGCTTGTGCCGCAAGCTCTTGTCCTTCATCGCTCAGCAGCAAACGTTCATCCTCGGCATTGGTCAGATACCCCGCTTCGATCAGCACGGCTGGCATCGTCGGTGTAGACAGCACTTTTAGCTGCTCTTCCTTTACACCGCGATCACGAAGGCCAATCGCCTTCACTACATGCTTCTGCAGGGTTTGGGCCAAAGGAATGCTGTCCTCATGCCGGTATAAGGTTTCGGTCCCCGACGTCATGGGGTCCGTATACGTGTTGCCATGGATGGAGATCATGGCGTCCGCATTCCAATCATTCGCGATCGCTGCCCGTTCTTCCAGCTCGATGAAACGGTCATCCGTGCGCGTCAAGAGAGGCTCAAACATAGGATCCTCCTCAAGGAGGGCTGCAATCCGTCCGGCAAGGGACAGGTTGAACGCCTTCTCATAAGCGCCGCTGACGCCAGTAGCTCCGGGATCTTTGCCTCCATGGCCCGGGTCGATGACGATCCGAAATGTCCCTTGATGATTGGGCATGGCAGGAAGTGTTTGGTAGGGCTCCGCGCGTTTGGCAGATGATGCCGGTACCATTTCCACCGTGGATGCACCTGTGTTGACTACCAATCTGAATCCGACAATAAACATGATGGCAATGAGCAGAACATAGAATAGGATGGGGAATTTTTTGCGTTTCTTGTGATCAATCATGGCTCCTCCTTCTGGGTGATCGTGCTAGATACGATTCCATAAGAAGAATATAAAGGCCGGATGTGACAACGATTTTGCCAAGATGTCAACAACTTGTGTCCGAAACAAAACTGTGAAAACTATTTTCATAGGTTTGGAGCTGATACATCCTACAGCACAAAAAAAGCCGCACAAGGTGCGGCTTTCCCGAAATTCATATCTTAATTATATCCATTAAGCCAGTGCGACCAGTAATCACCCGAAACGTCCAACGTGATATCGACCTCAATCGAACCGCCGAAGGTTTGAATCTGCGGCTGCTACACGTTCAGCGAGTAGGACGAACGGGCGATCTCCGTGGCTTGAACCATGTTACGAAGGGAGGCAACCGTTTCTTCCTTGCCGCGCGTCTTGAGGCCGCAGTCCGGATTGATCCAGAACAGCTTCGGATCCAATACGCGCAGTGCCCGTTCGATCATGCCGGTCATCTCTTCCACGCGAGGCACCCGCGGACTGTGGATATCGTATACCCCGAGCCCAATCCCCAGTTTATACGTATTCACCTCGAAACTATGGATCAGCTCGCCATGGCTGCGCGAGGTTTCGATCGAGATGACGTCGGCATCCATCGCCTCGATCGAATCGATCATGTCATGGAACTCGCAATAACACATATGCGTGTGAATTTGCGTGGTCGGCTGCACCGTGCAGGTCGTCATGCGGAAGGCTTTTACAGCCCATGCGAGATACTCGGCTTGATCTTCTTCCTTCAGCGGCAGCCCTTCGCGGACTGCGGGTTCGTCAACCTGAATCATCCCGATGCCGGCCTGCTCGAGCGCTTCGACTTCCTGTCTGAGGGCATAAGCCAATTGGTACGCAATCTGTTCCCTTGAGATGTCCTCGCGTACGAACGACCAGTTCATGATCGTGATCGGCCCGGTCAGCATTCCTTTCACGGGACGGCTCGTCTTCGACTGCGCATATTTCGTTTCTTCTACCGTCATCGGCTGCTCGAATGCCACGTCGCCGAAAATAACAGGAGGCTTCACGCAGCGGGAGCCGTAGGACTGCACCCATCCAAACTGGGTGAAGGCAAATCCTCCAAGCTTCTCTCCGAAAAACTCCACCATATCCGTTCTTTCAAACTCGCCGTGCACAAGCACATCCAGACCGATCTCTTCCTGAAGCTTGATCCAAATATCGATCTGCTCGTGA
Proteins encoded:
- a CDS encoding sensor histidine kinase — encoded protein: MIRTIRAKFIVGFFVIFSLSFLVLNQTVKEIIRTSNQKIVTSDLVGLKNNSNVYVRQAFLINHFTNNKLYFGQMAEEMVNDLKHATSSHVSAYTVDGKLLFSSDEKRFSGPSDADLRQAIEGKTAYTITYGRNSGTVLYSYPVIIDGVKVGILRFTKDFTLLYEQSGRIMDIIFYIALAIFGAAFLFSYLLSRNITIPLVKLTRASTEVKNGNLDVRIRFRRRDEIGELALNFNDMIDRIGSQISTIERDRDRLKVLNAQEKRFFDNVTHELKTPLTSILGYAEIIREKGDDDREFFDKGMNHIVEESRRLHGMVLRLLEVSQHNAGEEDVELVDSGKILRDVVDSMSFRAKRYKKSIVCEIEEGSFVLGQPDRLRQLFINLLDNAIKYSAAQSEITVKAERADGSVRYTFDNLGEPIPADELANVFQPFYSVSQKQKEEGSVGLGLSIVKSIVDDHGGTIRIISENFHTVVYVEIPYVKAGAVQ
- a CDS encoding response regulator transcription factor; the encoded protein is MIKTKILIIEDEEPIADLLAYGLAMEGFETRTASSGAAGFRELAAFHPDLLLLDWMLPDQSGLDICKKVTTDYNIPIFMITAKSDITDKVLGLEFGADDYITKPFDLREVVARIRTILRRLDQANQGDREGAPEAVIRFKGIEIVTEERLIRKDGSPVDLTPKEFDLLMTMYGHRGKIYTRSELLDLVWGYDFMGDTRTVDTHIQRLRKKLDAGDLITTVFGIGYKFEKQAE
- a CDS encoding N-acetylmuramoyl-L-alanine amidase, producing MIDHKKRKKFPILFYVLLIAIMFIVGFRLVVNTGASTVEMVPASSAKRAEPYQTLPAMPNHQGTFRIVIDPGHGGKDPGATGVSGAYEKAFNLSLAGRIAALLEEDPMFEPLLTRTDDRFIELEERAAIANDWNADAMISIHGNTYTDPMTSGTETLYRHEDSIPLAQTLQKHVVKAIGLRDRGVKEEQLKVLSTPTMPAVLIEAGYLTNAEDERLLLSDEGQELAAQAIVEGLKDYFTGSERLSYELQAKGDLDKPPGPPLSGTGNPSMEKKVHFNGSAKDGKQVALTFDDGPDAVVTPQILDILKEHHIKATFFILGDRAERHPETVRRIAEEGHAIGNHSWSHPNFKELTMEEATKQITDTQEELNHIIGYRPSLFRPPYGALDADKEKAIQNMELAIVNWSVDTMDWSGVSAQEIMRIIDTQLMPGGIILQHTANGKNQLANTLEALELFIPDLKDQGYSFVTVPDLLHLPESQPE